A genomic segment from Pseudoduganella chitinolytica encodes:
- a CDS encoding GntP family permease translates to MSFLIVLAALVFLMLAAYRGYSVILFAPVAALGAVLLTEPGAVAPVFSGIFMEKMVGFVKLYFPVFLLGAVFGKLVELAGFSEAIVVAAIRYIGRSRANAVIVAVCALLTYGGVSLFVVVFAVYPFAAELYRQSGIPKRLMPGAIALGAFSFTMDTLPGTPQIQNIIPTTFFQTTGWAAPWLSTAGAIATVVAGLAYLEWRRRGAMATGEGYGDDAAAPKRAEDARLPHPLLALAPLVLVGVANFVLTALIRQWYGDSYLLTPDLLPGLHAPVQTPVKTLVGIWAVEGALLLGILLVCVTAFGRIRASFADGTKVAVGGALLAAMNTASEYGFGGVIAALPGFVSVSEALRGIPDPLVNAAISVTSLAGITGSASGGMSIALAAMADTFIAGCNAAGIPLEVLHRVVAMASGGMDTLPHNGAVITLLAVTGLTHRQSYRDIFGITLIKTAAVFFVIALYYLTGLV, encoded by the coding sequence ATGTCGTTCCTGATTGTCCTTGCCGCCCTGGTCTTCCTGATGCTGGCCGCCTACCGGGGCTACAGCGTCATCCTGTTCGCCCCGGTGGCCGCGCTGGGCGCCGTGCTGCTGACGGAGCCCGGCGCCGTCGCCCCCGTGTTTTCCGGCATCTTCATGGAAAAGATGGTGGGCTTCGTCAAGCTGTACTTCCCCGTGTTCCTGCTGGGCGCCGTGTTCGGCAAGCTGGTCGAGCTTGCCGGTTTTTCCGAAGCCATCGTCGTGGCGGCGATCCGCTACATCGGCCGCTCGCGCGCCAACGCCGTGATCGTAGCCGTGTGCGCGCTGCTGACGTATGGCGGCGTGTCGCTGTTCGTCGTCGTGTTCGCCGTCTATCCGTTCGCCGCCGAGCTGTACCGCCAGAGCGGCATCCCGAAGCGGCTGATGCCGGGCGCCATCGCGCTGGGCGCGTTCTCGTTCACGATGGATACATTGCCGGGCACCCCGCAGATCCAGAACATCATCCCGACGACGTTCTTCCAGACCACGGGCTGGGCCGCGCCGTGGCTCAGTACCGCCGGCGCGATTGCCACCGTCGTGGCCGGCCTGGCGTACCTGGAATGGCGTCGCCGCGGCGCGATGGCGACCGGGGAGGGCTACGGCGACGACGCCGCCGCGCCCAAGCGCGCCGAGGACGCGCGGCTGCCCCATCCGCTGCTGGCGCTGGCGCCGCTCGTGCTGGTCGGCGTCGCCAACTTCGTGCTGACCGCACTGATCCGCCAGTGGTATGGCGACAGCTACCTGCTGACGCCGGACCTGCTGCCGGGCCTGCACGCGCCCGTGCAGACGCCCGTCAAGACGCTGGTCGGCATCTGGGCCGTGGAAGGGGCGCTGTTGCTGGGCATCCTGCTGGTGTGCGTCACCGCGTTCGGCCGCATCCGCGCGTCGTTCGCGGACGGCACCAAGGTGGCCGTGGGTGGCGCGCTGCTGGCCGCGATGAACACGGCGTCGGAGTATGGTTTCGGCGGCGTGATCGCGGCGCTGCCCGGCTTCGTCTCGGTCAGCGAGGCCCTGCGCGGCATTCCGGACCCGCTCGTCAACGCGGCCATTTCCGTGACGTCGCTGGCCGGCATCACGGGCTCCGCGTCCGGCGGCATGAGCATCGCGCTGGCGGCGATGGCGGACACGTTCATTGCAGGTTGCAACGCGGCCGGCATTCCGCTGGAGGTGCTGCACCGGGTGGTGGCGATGGCGAGCGGCGGCATGGATACCTTGCCGCACAATGGCGCCGTCATTACCTTGCTGGCCGTGACCGGGCTGACGCACCGGCAATCGTACCGCGACATCTTCGGCATCACCCTGATCAAGACGGCGGCCGTGTTCTTTGTCATCGCGCTGTATTACCTGACGGGGTTGGTGTGA
- a CDS encoding PEP-CTERM sorting domain-containing protein, whose product MLVKACMALLLSGVAALASAAPMTLTVNGSGTMVSTGPLGSNTPGQLSMTIDYDTDSFHGTEAFGYGAFGAASLTFTTAGASYTVTSVDGADLLMGNFGDTRPYLSLRASFQAQEQWGNQEAGLTLYLDRPGALTPPDLLTPRVVTLDNLAGATLWLQTRDNGGELFAEHDIAFDNVTVTIASAVPEPATYAMVFAGLGIVGAAAARRRRVG is encoded by the coding sequence ATGTTAGTCAAAGCATGCATGGCCTTGTTACTGAGCGGCGTCGCCGCTCTCGCTTCGGCAGCCCCGATGACGCTGACGGTCAACGGTTCCGGAACCATGGTCTCCACCGGCCCATTGGGCTCGAATACACCGGGCCAGTTGTCGATGACGATCGACTATGACACCGACAGCTTCCACGGCACCGAGGCATTCGGCTACGGCGCGTTCGGCGCGGCCAGCCTGACCTTCACCACCGCCGGCGCGTCCTACACGGTGACCAGTGTCGACGGCGCCGATCTGCTGATGGGCAACTTTGGCGACACGCGGCCCTACCTGAGCTTGAGGGCGTCTTTCCAGGCGCAGGAACAATGGGGCAACCAGGAGGCCGGGCTGACGTTGTATCTCGACCGCCCCGGCGCGCTGACGCCGCCGGACCTGTTGACGCCCCGCGTGGTGACGCTCGATAACCTGGCCGGGGCGACGCTCTGGCTGCAGACCCGCGACAACGGCGGCGAGCTGTTCGCCGAGCATGACATCGCCTTCGACAATGTCACGGTGACGATTGCCTCCGCCGTCCCGGAACCGGCTACCTATGCGATGGTGTTCGCGGGTCTCGGCATCGTCGGCGCTGCGGCCGCCCGGCGCCGGCGCGTCGGCTGA
- a CDS encoding FAD-dependent monooxygenase, whose translation MTMPLHTDVLIVGAGPAGMALRLALQRLGIAALQVDKHAAGLNTSRAAVIHARTLEVLEPLGVVPALLAHGLKVQDFRIRQDSDVLLHIGFAAIPSTYPFALLCPQNRTEAILQAQLDAAGLAVTRPARLAFAAQGVDGITATLALPDGGSQSVQARWVVGCDGARSAVRDLAGIAFEGGDYSETFVLADVRMDGPSRDEVSLYFSVHGLMVVAPLPEDDGGSTDRYRVVATVAAAAELPVLAEVQALVDERSPGARVRELLWSSSFHLQHRIAAEVHRGRYLLCGDAAHVHSPAGGQGMNIGIQDAVELAAPLALALREGDLAGIVAWARHRHEVAREVVRMTDGLTRMATVSSGVGRAVRDAVLGVVGHSEFLRQKVAVRLAELEE comes from the coding sequence ATGACCATGCCTTTGCACACGGACGTCCTGATCGTCGGCGCCGGCCCGGCCGGGATGGCACTGCGGCTGGCGCTGCAGCGCCTCGGTATCGCCGCGCTCCAGGTCGACAAGCACGCCGCCGGATTGAATACGTCGCGCGCCGCCGTCATCCACGCGCGCACGCTGGAGGTGCTGGAGCCACTGGGCGTCGTCCCGGCCCTGCTGGCGCATGGCTTGAAGGTGCAGGATTTTCGCATCCGCCAGGACAGCGACGTACTGCTGCACATCGGCTTTGCCGCCATCCCGTCGACCTACCCGTTCGCCCTGCTGTGCCCCCAGAACCGCACCGAGGCGATCCTGCAGGCGCAGCTCGACGCCGCGGGCCTCGCCGTCACACGCCCTGCCCGGCTGGCGTTCGCGGCGCAAGGCGTGGACGGCATCACGGCAACGCTGGCGCTGCCCGACGGTGGCTCGCAAAGCGTACAGGCGCGCTGGGTGGTCGGCTGCGACGGCGCCCGCAGCGCCGTGCGCGACCTGGCCGGCATCGCCTTCGAGGGCGGCGACTACAGCGAGACGTTCGTGCTGGCCGATGTGCGAATGGACGGGCCGTCGCGGGACGAGGTCAGCCTGTACTTTTCCGTGCACGGGCTGATGGTGGTGGCGCCGCTACCTGAAGACGATGGCGGTTCGACGGATCGGTATCGTGTCGTTGCCACGGTCGCGGCGGCGGCGGAGCTGCCCGTGTTGGCTGAAGTGCAGGCGCTGGTTGACGAACGCAGCCCCGGCGCGCGGGTGCGCGAACTGCTGTGGAGCTCGTCCTTCCACCTGCAGCACCGGATTGCCGCCGAGGTGCATCGGGGGCGGTATCTGTTGTGTGGCGACGCCGCGCACGTACACAGTCCGGCTGGCGGCCAGGGGATGAATATCGGGATCCAGGATGCGGTCGAGCTGGCCGCGCCGCTGGCGCTGGCGTTGCGCGAGGGGGATTTGGCCGGGATTGTCGCGTGGGCGCGGCATCGGCATGAGGTGGCGCGGGAGGTCGTGCGGATGACCGATGGGTTGACGCGGATGGCGACCGTGTCGTCAGGGGTTGGGCGGGCGGTGCGGGATGCTGTGTTGGGGGTGGTTGGGCATAGTGAGTTTTTGCGGCAGAAGGTGGCGGTGCGGTTGGCGGAGTTGGAGGAGTGA
- a CDS encoding beta-galactosidase, protein MPIATRLSTLLFSFALAQGLSATAQELGIPQASDATRPAGQAASTASPGTASPGTASQGTASQGTASQGTASRGTWVMAATTATSPGTISLFASSDGVTYTSLASEAIRPGGANARAPALLRHDDGYFYLLYATGRHELALARSRDLRHWEPARQVPFAGDGDVTAIAWGQGAGGAPQALVTTTGGRWLLAADAALAQWQAAQPLPREAAATTPPAVKGAAAGVREASVLQLDRAAFDAATRPRGKPRQVSWDQYSLKIDGERVVIWSGEIHPFRLPNPSLWRDVLQKMKALGFNAVAFYFDWGYHSPAPGVYDFAHVRNVEQALEIAEEEGLYVIARTGPYVNAELTAGGFPGWLLRSRAEARTDDPVYLAAVDEWMTQINAIVARHQVTTGGGNVIAYQLENELGKVEPKHVRQMEHLAAKARRDGITVPFFHNAAGRLPDWAPKGASAPWANPGPTDLYAFDGYPGGTCNVHADPAGPNAAPTGASTAMADRRRGR, encoded by the coding sequence ATGCCGATCGCCACTCGCCTGTCCACGCTGCTGTTCTCCTTCGCCCTTGCCCAGGGCTTGTCCGCCACCGCCCAGGAACTGGGCATCCCGCAAGCTTCCGATGCGACCCGTCCGGCGGGCCAGGCCGCCAGCACGGCCAGTCCAGGCACGGCCAGTCCAGGCACGGCCAGTCAAGGCACGGCCAGTCAAGGCACGGCCAGTCAAGGCACGGCCAGTCGCGGCACCTGGGTCATGGCCGCCACCACGGCCACGTCGCCCGGCACCATCAGCCTGTTCGCCTCCAGCGATGGCGTGACCTACACGTCGCTGGCCTCCGAGGCCATCCGGCCCGGTGGAGCTAACGCCCGCGCGCCCGCATTGCTGCGGCATGACGACGGCTACTTCTACCTGCTGTACGCGACCGGCCGGCACGAGCTGGCGCTGGCCCGCTCGCGCGACCTGCGGCATTGGGAGCCTGCCCGGCAGGTACCGTTCGCGGGCGACGGCGACGTTACCGCCATCGCGTGGGGGCAAGGCGCCGGCGGCGCACCGCAAGCGCTCGTGACGACGACCGGCGGCCGCTGGCTGCTTGCCGCCGACGCGGCGCTGGCACAGTGGCAGGCCGCGCAGCCGCTGCCGCGCGAGGCCGCCGCCACCACGCCGCCCGCAGTGAAAGGCGCGGCGGCAGGGGTGCGCGAAGCGAGCGTGCTGCAGCTGGACCGGGCGGCATTCGATGCGGCCACGCGGCCGCGCGGCAAGCCCAGGCAGGTCAGCTGGGACCAGTATTCGCTGAAGATCGATGGCGAGCGCGTCGTCATCTGGTCCGGCGAGATCCACCCGTTCCGCCTGCCCAATCCCTCGCTGTGGCGCGACGTACTGCAGAAGATGAAGGCGCTGGGCTTCAACGCCGTCGCGTTTTATTTCGACTGGGGCTACCACTCGCCCGCGCCGGGCGTGTACGACTTCGCCCACGTGCGCAACGTCGAGCAGGCGCTGGAGATCGCCGAGGAGGAAGGCTTGTACGTGATCGCGCGCACGGGGCCGTACGTCAACGCGGAGCTGACGGCCGGCGGTTTTCCGGGCTGGCTGCTGCGCAGCCGCGCCGAAGCCCGCACCGACGATCCCGTCTACCTGGCGGCGGTGGACGAGTGGATGACGCAGATTAACGCCATCGTCGCGCGCCACCAGGTCACGACCGGCGGCGGCAACGTCATCGCCTACCAGTTGGAGAACGAACTGGGCAAGGTCGAACCGAAGCATGTGCGGCAGATGGAGCACCTGGCCGCGAAGGCGCGCCGCGACGGCATCACGGTGCCGTTCTTCCACAACGCGGCCGGGCGCCTGCCCGACTGGGCGCCGAAGGGCGCCAGCGCGCCATGGGCCAACCCGGGTCCGACCGACCTGTACGCCTTCGACGGCTACCCGGGCGGCACCTGCAACGTGCATGCCGATCCGGCCGGCCCGAATGCCGCCCCGACTGGGGCATCTACGGCCATGGCGGACCGAAGACGGGGGCGTTGA
- a CDS encoding bifunctional transcriptional activator/DNA repair enzyme AdaA yields the protein MDLTDRFSCHRAVQARDARFDGRFFVGVTSTGIYCRPICPARTPKLENCRFYPSAAAAQQSGFRPCLRCRPESAPGGGAWRGSSDTVARALALLGESGQHDEPALAAVAARLDVSMRQLRRLFQQHLGASPVAVLQTRRILVAKQLIHETRLPMTAVAMAAGFGSIRRFNETFQAMYGRPPSALRGRSAGQADSAAEIVLRLRYRPPYDWPALLAQCPVLPGIANVAGAEYRRAVRIGTASGTVRVWHEPARHNLHVGLRLDDIRMLADTLARVARACDTAADIAAIDAHLAADPLLAPPIAARPGLRVAGPWDPFEAAVLALLPPGALPALLARCAEALAPALQLPGVTHLFPAPAAVAAAGLADLPAAPQLLQALQALAHAMARDATFLQPGSAPVGARLATLAGFDAPLAARVATAVAGEGDAFCCADPALLARSSAWQPWRAYAARHLSLTEETPCAV from the coding sequence ATGGACCTCACTGACCGCTTCAGCTGCCACCGGGCCGTGCAGGCGCGCGACGCGCGCTTCGACGGCCGCTTCTTCGTCGGCGTCACGTCGACGGGCATCTACTGCCGCCCCATCTGTCCGGCGCGCACGCCGAAGCTCGAGAACTGCCGTTTCTACCCGTCCGCCGCCGCCGCGCAGCAGTCGGGCTTCCGGCCGTGCCTGCGCTGCCGCCCCGAATCCGCGCCCGGTGGCGGCGCCTGGCGCGGCAGTTCCGACACGGTCGCGCGTGCCCTGGCGCTGCTGGGCGAATCCGGCCAGCACGACGAGCCGGCGCTGGCCGCCGTCGCGGCACGGCTGGACGTCAGCATGCGCCAGCTGCGCCGCCTGTTCCAGCAGCACCTGGGGGCCTCCCCGGTCGCCGTATTGCAGACGCGCCGCATCCTGGTCGCCAAGCAGCTGATCCACGAAACCCGGCTGCCCATGACGGCGGTGGCAATGGCGGCCGGCTTCGGCAGCATCCGCCGCTTCAACGAGACGTTCCAGGCCATGTATGGCCGGCCGCCCAGCGCGCTGCGCGGCCGCAGCGCGGGCCAGGCCGACAGCGCCGCCGAGATCGTGCTGCGCCTGCGCTACCGGCCGCCATACGACTGGCCCGCCCTGCTGGCGCAATGTCCCGTCCTGCCCGGTATCGCCAACGTCGCGGGCGCCGAATACCGCCGCGCCGTGCGCATCGGCACGGCCAGCGGCACCGTGCGCGTGTGGCACGAACCGGCGCGGCACAACCTCCACGTGGGACTGCGGCTGGACGACATCCGCATGCTGGCCGACACCCTCGCGCGCGTGGCCCGTGCCTGCGATACCGCGGCCGACATCGCAGCCATCGACGCCCACCTGGCGGCCGATCCGCTGCTCGCGCCGCCCATCGCCGCCAGGCCGGGCTTGCGGGTGGCCGGCCCCTGGGACCCTTTCGAAGCCGCCGTGCTGGCACTGCTGCCGCCCGGCGCCCTACCCGCCCTGCTGGCACGCTGCGCCGAAGCGCTGGCGCCGGCGCTGCAGCTGCCGGGCGTGACGCACCTGTTCCCCGCGCCGGCCGCCGTCGCCGCTGCCGGCCTGGCGGACCTGCCGGCGGCACCGCAACTTCTCCAGGCGCTGCAGGCGCTGGCGCATGCGATGGCGCGCGACGCGACGTTCCTGCAGCCGGGCAGCGCGCCCGTCGGCGCGCGCCTCGCAACACTGGCCGGCTTCGACGCACCGCTGGCTGCCCGCGTGGCCACGGCAGTCGCGGGCGAGGGCGACGCGTTCTGCTGCGCCGACCCCGCGCTGCTGGCCCGCAGCAGCGCCTGGCAACCCTGGCGCGCCTATGCCGCGCGCCACCTTTCATTGACCGAGGAGACTCCATGCGCAGTATAG
- a CDS encoding isocitrate lyase/PEP mutase family protein, translating to MRSIETSNDELFHHLHTDGLLMLANCWDGGSARVAAAAGATALATSSAAVAWAHGFADGSHLPVDLLLQAARGIGRVSGLPLSVDIEDGYGDDPAAVATLVRQLAEAGVVGINIEDGSGPVDLLCRKIAAARGAAEQAGVRLYLNVRTDVYLRGLAPAGERVAETIRRAALYREAGASGLFVPGLAQEDEIAAVAQAVALPLNVMALPTLPPPARLRELGVRRLSAGSAIGEAGWSQVQQAVREFLATGRVTPGALGYGAINALMVA from the coding sequence ATGCGCAGTATAGAGACGAGCAACGACGAACTGTTCCACCACTTGCATACGGATGGCCTGCTGATGCTGGCCAACTGCTGGGATGGCGGCAGCGCCCGCGTGGCCGCCGCCGCCGGCGCCACTGCCCTCGCCACCAGCAGCGCGGCCGTCGCCTGGGCGCACGGCTTTGCGGACGGCAGCCACCTGCCCGTCGACCTGCTGCTGCAGGCGGCACGCGGGATCGGCCGCGTGTCCGGGCTGCCGCTCAGCGTGGACATCGAGGATGGCTACGGCGACGATCCGGCTGCGGTGGCGACGCTGGTGCGCCAGCTGGCCGAAGCCGGCGTGGTCGGCATCAATATCGAGGATGGCAGCGGCCCCGTCGACCTGTTGTGCCGCAAGATCGCCGCCGCGCGCGGGGCGGCGGAGCAAGCCGGCGTAAGGCTCTACCTCAACGTGCGCACCGACGTCTACCTGCGCGGCCTGGCCCCTGCCGGCGAACGCGTGGCTGAAACGATCCGTCGCGCGGCGCTGTACCGCGAAGCGGGCGCCAGCGGGCTGTTCGTGCCGGGCCTGGCGCAGGAAGACGAGATCGCGGCGGTGGCGCAGGCGGTGGCACTGCCCCTGAACGTGATGGCGCTGCCCACGTTGCCGCCGCCCGCACGGCTGCGCGAGCTGGGCGTGCGCCGCCTGTCGGCCGGCTCGGCGATCGGCGAGGCGGGGTGGTCCCAGGTGCAGCAAGCCGTGCGCGAGTTCCTCGCCACGGGCCGTGTCACGCCGGGCGCCCTGGGCTATGGCGCGATCAATGCGCTGATGGTGGCGTAG
- a CDS encoding beta galactosidase jelly roll domain-containing protein, which yields MTSPRTPGFAAELGGGWFDYWGSNGTYACTAERQGKGYQRVFYGTNLINRITIHNVYMTFGGTSWGWLAGPVVYTSYDYGAPIAEDRGVRPKALALKQQGMFVQAAQQALAQMDKGPALQASSPHVKVYHNVNPTLGTHVLFAVHSPSNRTSDDTFTFDLATRDGNWRVPLRLNGQDGKLLLADFPVGRQHLVYSTSELQAQLPDGERDIVLLHGRSGEAGETLLRYGTAPKVEVLAGQVTSGYQRGVLKLTYVHDGLARVRISGGGRAPLLLLLADEPHSQAFWLRHTARGPVLALTPALLRGAAYADGRLDLTGDTSIASPLELWGSTAQHATFNGAALALAAQPDGSLRAAPVPGPATVRLPDLAAQRWLRRMDSVEAQPGFDDSGWVRADARPSAAQTWTTPERGQDTLAMSDYGFHHGDVWYRGHVQVADPSTDQLELFYGGGGAGMLQVWVDGRYVGQHELDTGRQFPETTDSARFALGRLAPGKHVIAVMVRNNSHNWDLMADDAHREARGLIAASLTSKGGRRFAVPIAWRLQGNLGGEAIADPVRGPMNNGGLHGERQGWHLPGAPADGWRTSAPTAAPPAPGTYWLRTSFALDLPRGHDVQLGLAFGDTDRPRSARENRALLFVNGWNMGQFIAHVGPQRTFVIPPGIVNPNGVNTLALAVTTDGRRANALEPVRLVNLRTARGGVPLELLPGATPPSAH from the coding sequence TTGACGTCGCCCCGCACGCCCGGTTTCGCGGCGGAGCTGGGCGGCGGCTGGTTCGATTACTGGGGCTCGAACGGCACGTATGCCTGCACCGCCGAGCGCCAGGGCAAGGGCTACCAGCGCGTGTTCTACGGCACCAACCTGATCAACCGCATCACGATCCACAATGTCTACATGACGTTCGGCGGCACGTCGTGGGGCTGGCTGGCCGGCCCCGTCGTGTACACGTCCTACGACTATGGCGCCCCCATCGCCGAGGACCGCGGCGTGCGGCCGAAGGCGCTGGCGCTCAAGCAGCAGGGCATGTTCGTGCAGGCCGCGCAGCAGGCGCTGGCACAGATGGACAAGGGCCCCGCGCTGCAGGCGTCATCGCCGCACGTGAAGGTCTACCACAACGTCAACCCCACGCTGGGCACGCACGTGCTGTTTGCCGTGCACAGCCCGTCCAATCGCACCAGCGACGACACGTTCACGTTCGACCTCGCGACGCGGGACGGCAACTGGCGCGTGCCGCTGCGCCTGAACGGCCAGGACGGCAAGCTGCTGCTGGCTGACTTCCCCGTGGGGCGCCAGCACCTGGTCTACTCGACCTCCGAGCTGCAGGCGCAACTACCCGATGGCGAGCGCGATATCGTGCTGCTGCACGGCCGCTCCGGCGAGGCCGGCGAGACGCTGCTGCGCTATGGTACGGCCCCGAAGGTGGAGGTGCTGGCCGGCCAGGTGACGTCGGGCTACCAGCGTGGCGTACTAAAGCTGACGTATGTGCACGATGGCCTGGCGCGGGTGCGCATCAGCGGCGGCGGACGCGCGCCGCTGCTCCTGCTGCTGGCGGACGAGCCGCACAGCCAGGCGTTCTGGCTGCGGCACACCGCCCGCGGTCCCGTGCTGGCGCTGACGCCGGCGCTGCTGCGTGGCGCCGCCTATGCCGACGGTAGGCTGGACCTGACGGGCGACACCAGCATTGCGAGTCCGCTCGAGCTGTGGGGCTCGACCGCGCAGCACGCGACGTTCAACGGCGCGGCGCTGGCGCTGGCGGCGCAGCCGGACGGCAGCCTGCGTGCGGCGCCCGTGCCCGGCCCCGCCACCGTACGGCTGCCCGACCTGGCGGCGCAGCGCTGGCTGCGTCGCATGGACAGCGTGGAAGCGCAGCCGGGCTTCGACGACAGCGGCTGGGTGCGGGCCGACGCGCGGCCCTCGGCGGCGCAGACGTGGACGACCCCGGAACGGGGCCAGGACACGCTGGCGATGAGCGACTACGGCTTCCACCACGGCGACGTGTGGTACCGGGGCCACGTGCAGGTCGCCGACCCGTCGACCGACCAGCTCGAACTGTTCTATGGGGGCGGCGGCGCCGGCATGCTGCAGGTGTGGGTGGACGGGCGCTACGTGGGCCAGCACGAGCTGGACACGGGCCGCCAGTTCCCCGAGACCACGGACAGCGCCAGGTTCGCCCTGGGCCGGCTGGCGCCGGGCAAGCACGTCATCGCCGTCATGGTGCGCAACAACTCGCACAACTGGGACCTGATGGCGGACGACGCGCACCGCGAGGCGCGCGGCCTGATCGCCGCCTCGCTGACGTCGAAGGGCGGGCGCCGTTTCGCCGTGCCGATCGCGTGGCGCCTGCAGGGCAACCTGGGCGGCGAGGCCATCGCGGACCCGGTGCGCGGGCCGATGAACAACGGCGGCCTGCATGGCGAGCGGCAGGGCTGGCACCTGCCGGGCGCCCCCGCCGACGGCTGGCGCACCAGCGCGCCGACGGCCGCGCCGCCCGCGCCGGGCACCTACTGGCTGCGCACGAGCTTCGCGCTGGACCTGCCGCGCGGGCACGACGTGCAACTGGGCCTGGCCTTCGGCGATACCGACCGGCCCCGTTCGGCGCGGGAGAACCGCGCGCTGCTGTTCGTGAACGGCTGGAACATGGGGCAGTTCATCGCCCACGTGGGCCCGCAGCGCACGTTCGTCATCCCGCCCGGCATCGTCAATCCGAACGGCGTCAACACGCTGGCACTGGCCGTGACGACGGACGGGCGGCGCGCCAATGCGCTCGAGCCGGTCCGTCTCGTCAACCTGCGCACGGCGCGCGGCGGCGTGCCGCTGGAACTGCTGCCGGGGGCTACGCCACCATCAGCGCATTGA
- a CDS encoding PAS domain-containing protein produces MDIQVLAATADRTERRMLRQLLGNLPDDVDRMMLRFITRLRPAGRPVPLQVPDILMLDAAAAGPGGPPFLAALTAPGAAIPVILLVAAPAAGVDLGAAQVVLAQASRQLLRALIASIVASARAAMPGDSGAAVLAAIADAVISTGTDGKITYCNPAAERLMQLNREQMLGSPVASLMLLQDPATLRPLVHPIVEALARGQTIRLQAGCILVRPDGSEIMIDDSTAPIAKADGTLSGAVMVFHDITEARELQAQVDYLACTTS; encoded by the coding sequence ATGGATATCCAGGTACTGGCGGCAACTGCCGACCGAACGGAACGACGCATGCTGCGGCAACTGCTGGGCAACCTACCCGACGATGTCGACCGTATGATGCTGCGCTTCATCACGCGGCTGCGGCCCGCCGGGCGCCCCGTGCCGCTCCAGGTACCGGACATTCTCATGCTCGACGCGGCCGCGGCCGGTCCCGGCGGCCCGCCATTCCTCGCGGCCCTGACCGCGCCGGGCGCGGCCATCCCCGTGATCCTGCTCGTGGCCGCCCCGGCCGCCGGCGTGGACCTTGGCGCGGCCCAGGTCGTGCTGGCGCAGGCGTCGCGCCAGCTGCTGCGCGCATTGATCGCGTCGATCGTGGCGTCCGCACGGGCCGCCATGCCCGGCGACAGCGGCGCCGCAGTGCTGGCGGCCATTGCCGATGCCGTCATCAGCACCGGCACCGACGGCAAGATCACCTACTGCAATCCTGCGGCGGAGCGCCTGATGCAGCTGAACCGGGAGCAGATGCTGGGTTCGCCCGTCGCAAGCCTGATGCTGTTGCAGGACCCGGCCACGCTGCGCCCGCTGGTCCACCCGATCGTCGAGGCGCTGGCGCGGGGCCAGACGATCCGGCTGCAGGCCGGTTGCATCCTGGTGCGGCCGGATGGCTCGGAAATCATGATCGACGACTCGACCGCGCCGATCGCCAAAGCCGACGGCACCTTGTCCGGCGCGGTCATGGTTTTCCACGACATCACCGAGGCCCGCGAGCTGCAGGCGCAAGTCGACTACCTGGCCTGCACGACTTCCTGA